The DNA window TCTGATATTAACTTCCTTCTCTCTGCTGCATACTCTTGTGAAAGCAATTCTTCTGTCTTTACTCTCATTGTTTTTGGGTCAGCTACGTATTTTTGAGCATCTGCAAAGGCGAGCTTTAAAGCTTCTATTTGTAGGTGTGTGCTATTAAAGGAATCTCTAGGACCTAGATTCATATCCTTTAGTATATTCAATGCCATGAGGACAGTTATTCCATGACCATTTGGAGGTATCTCATATACTTCATATCCCTTGTAGTCAGTACTTATTGGCTCAACCCATTCTGGATAGTAGCATCTCAAATCTTCTTTAGTAATATATCCATTGTATTTTTTTGAAAAGGAATCGATTTTCTCCGCCAGCTCTCCACGATAAAAGCTTTCTGCCATAGTCCTTGCTATTTCTCTTAAAGTCTTTCCATGATCTTTTAATATTATATAATCTCCGATCCTAGGACAATTGCCATTTGGTGCAAAGGTATCAAACCAAGTTTGAAATTCCTCTTTATCTTCTCTTTCCTTAGAATAGTTTCTAAATGCTGCTGCCCATCCAGCTCCTACTCCTGGCTGAATAGCAAAGCCTTCCTCTGCATATTTAATTGCAGGCTCTAGTACTTCATCAAATGGAAGCTTGCCGAATTTCTTTGAAAGTTCTGCCCAAGCAGCTGGTGCGCCTGGCACATTGACAGGTATTATGCCATACTTAGGCATTTCTGTATAACCTAATTCTTTTAATGTCTTAGCGTTTATTGTCTTTGGTGAAGGTCCACTGCTGTTTAAGCCATGAAGCTTGTTTCCTGCCCATACTAGTGCAAATGCATCTCCACCTATTCCATTAGCTGTTGGCTCTACAACCGTTAAAGTAGCTGCAGTTGCAATGGCTGCATCTATGGCATTGCCTCCCTTTTTTAGTATTTCAAGTCCTGCTTGGGCTGCTAAGGGATTGCCTGTAGCAACCATACCTTTTTTACCATAAACCACGTTTCGCTTAGATTGGTAGCTGTAAGTTAAAGGATCAAATCTAAATTTCAAGACTAATTCCTCCTTAATATATGAAATACCCTAAAATCCCTGCCACAAATGTTATTAGTATGGGATTCATTTTATATTTATATGTTGCAAAAAAAGCTAGTGCAAAAAATATAATGCTTTTATAATCGATAAAGGTTTCTTTATTAATTAATAGCAGCATTGCTGATAATACAAGTCCTACTACTACCGGCCTAAGTCCTACAAATGCATTTTCTACATACTTGTTATTCTTAAATTTAAAAAAGAAATTGCATATTATCAGCATTATAATTACAGATGGTAGTGTAACTCCTAGTGTGGCAAAAAACGAGCCTAAAATACCATTTGTAACTGTATATCCAATATATGTAGCACTATTTATTGCAATAGGCCCTGGTGTAATCTGTGATATAGCAACTATATCCGTAAATTCACTGATACTAACCCAATTATTGATATCAACTACTTCTGTCTGTATAAGAGGCAGCATGGCATATCCTCCACCAAAGCTAAAAAGCCCTATTTTAAAAAATGTAATGAAAAGGCTTAGGTAAACCATTATTCTTTACCTCCCTTTTTAGCCATGTAAATATTTCCTCCAATAACGGCTAATATAATAAATATAATAGGAGTTATTTTAAAATATTTGACACAAAGAGCTACGGCTATGGGAATTATTAAGGCTTTTCCCTTTAACTTGGAGCTTTTAGATAGGCTAATGACTGAAGAAGCTATTAAGGCCACTACAGCAGGTCTTATGGCTTTAAATGCACTTTCAATTTCTTGTATGTCTCTTATCTGACTAAAGAAAGTAGCTATTGCTAAAATAATCAGAAATGAAGGCAATACTGCTCCTAATGTAGTAAAAAAGGCGCCTCTATATCTATCCATTTTAAAGCCCACAAATACAGCTGTATTTACTGCTATAGGCCCTGGTGCAGATTGAGCTAATGCCAGAGTGTCTACAAATTCATCTTTTTCAATCCATTTTTTCTTATCTACAACTTCAGCCTCAATGAGTGGTACCATGGCATATCCTCCGCCTATTGTAAATGCACCTATTTTGAAAAAAGCTGAAAACATTTCTAAATGTTTTTTCATTATGTCACCTCTTTTTTAGTTTGAGTCCTAATACATACTTTATCAGATAATAATCAAAAAGTGTATAGAAATCAAAGACTTTTAACTCAAGTTTATTTGTTAAAGAAGACTTAGGAAATCGGGTTAGGTCATAAAAAAACTGCCCATATTAAGGACAGTTGATAAAACTATGATTTTCTCTTTCATAACTAAGTACCCCTTATGTGTTTGGTATTTTAATTATAAAAAGAAAATATAAAGGGAATATGAAGGAAGTAACTTAGTTGCTAAATTGCTGGGCATATAATCCTTCATATATTCCATTAAGCTCTAATAGCTCTTCATGAGTTCCTATTTCTGCAATTTCTCCTTCTTTTAGAACTAATATATTATCTGCATCTTCAATAGTAGATAACCTATGAGCTATAATTAATGTGGTTCTTCCTATCATCAGTTTATTCAACGCTTCTTGAACTAACTTTTCCGATTCTGTATCAAGAGCAGAAGTTGCTTCATCTAATAAAAGGATTGTTGCATCCTTTAGTATTGCTCTTGCTATAGCTATTCTCTGCCTTTGCCCTCCGGAAAGCTTAGTACCCTTTTCCCCCACTAATGTGTCGTATCCATCCTCCATATTTATTATAAAATCATGAGCATTGGCCATTTTAGCTGCGTTCACTATTTCATCACGAGTTGCATCTTCTTTTCCTTGCTTTATATTATCCATAATGGTTCCTGAAAACAAGTATGCATCCTGTGGCACATAAGCAATATTGCTTCTTATATCCCTTATTTTTTGATTGGATATGAATTTACCATTTATTGTTATATTCCCTTCATTAGATGGATAGAAATTCAATAATAGCTTAAAAATAGTACTTTTCCCTCCACCACTGGGTCCAGCTAATGCATAAACCTTTCCCTTAGGTACTGTAAATGACAAATTATCTAATACTTTTTTATTGCCATATTCAAAGCTCACATCATAGAATCCAATAGCACTATCATCTTCAATATCTTCACTAATCACTGCATCAAAGCTTACAGGCTCTTCTTCCTCATCTAATATTTCAAATAACCTGTCTGCTGCTGCAAGGGAGCCTTGAAGCTCAGATATG is part of the Proteiniborus sp. MB09-C3 genome and encodes:
- the ggt gene encoding gamma-glutamyltransferase, translated to MVATGNPLAAQAGLEILKKGGNAIDAAIATAATLTVVEPTANGIGGDAFALVWAGNKLHGLNSSGPSPKTINAKTLKELGYTEMPKYGIIPVNVPGAPAAWAELSKKFGKLPFDEVLEPAIKYAEEGFAIQPGVGAGWAAAFRNYSKEREDKEEFQTWFDTFAPNGNCPRIGDYIILKDHGKTLREIARTMAESFYRGELAEKIDSFSKKYNGYITKEDLRCYYPEWVEPISTDYKGYEVYEIPPNGHGITVLMALNILKDMNLGPRDSFNSTHLQIEALKLAFADAQKYVADPKTMRVKTEELLSQEYAAERRKLISDKAIMPEAGQPSKGGTVYLCTADEEGNMVSYIQSNYMGFGSGLVVPNTGISLHNRGANFNLDEESDNCIGSCKKPYHTIIPGFLTKDGKPVGPFGIMGGFMQPQAHLQVMINTIDYNMNPQEALDRPRWQWVGGRTIEVEQSLDNRLALELMRAGHDIVVKASSTVFGRGQIIWRNDDGVLCGATEPRTDGQVAVW
- a CDS encoding chromate transporter — protein: MVYLSLFITFFKIGLFSFGGGYAMLPLIQTEVVDINNWVSISEFTDIVAISQITPGPIAINSATYIGYTVTNGILGSFFATLGVTLPSVIIMLIICNFFFKFKNNKYVENAFVGLRPVVVGLVLSAMLLLINKETFIDYKSIIFFALAFFATYKYKMNPILITFVAGILGYFIY
- a CDS encoding chromate transporter gives rise to the protein MKKHLEMFSAFFKIGAFTIGGGYAMVPLIEAEVVDKKKWIEKDEFVDTLALAQSAPGPIAVNTAVFVGFKMDRYRGAFFTTLGAVLPSFLIILAIATFFSQIRDIQEIESAFKAIRPAVVALIASSVISLSKSSKLKGKALIIPIAVALCVKYFKITPIIFIILAVIGGNIYMAKKGGKE